Proteins from a single region of Punica granatum isolate Tunisia-2019 chromosome 8, ASM765513v2, whole genome shotgun sequence:
- the LOC116215856 gene encoding lupeol synthase-like, whose translation MWKLKIAEDGPWLRSVNNHVGRQHWEFDPDAGTPEERAAVERAREEFKLNKKRLGQKQSADLLMRMQLTVENSCGPIPAAVKVEDTEDLTEDAVTTTLRRAISFYSQLQAHDGHWPAENAGPLFFLPPLVMALYITGAINAIFSEEHKKEIKRYIYNHQNEDGGWGFHIEGHSTMFGSSLSYIALRLLGEGPDDGEDNAMERGRNWILDHGGLVATPSWGKFWLTVLGVYEWSGCNPLPPEFWLLPKLFPIHPGKMLCYCRLVYMPMSYLYGKKFVGPITRLVLSLRQELYTEPYHEVNWNKARSTVAKEDLYYPHPLVQDMLWGFLHHVAEPLLKRWPFSMLREKALKIAIDHVHYEDINSRYLCIGCVEKVLCLLACWVEDPNSEAYKLHLARIPDYYWLAEDGLKMQTFGCQMWDEGFAIQAIMSSNLSEEYGPTLRKAHDFVKASQVQDNPSGDFEAMYRHTSKGAWTFSMQDHGWQVSDCTSEGLKTALLFSQMPPELVGEKMETERFYDAVNVILSLQSENGGFPAWEPQRAYSWLEKFNPTEFFEDTLIEREYVECTSSAIQGLTLFKKLHPKHRRKEIESSIARAVRYIEETQNPDGSWYGCWGICYTYGTWFAVEGLAACGKTYRNSPALRKACEFLLSKQLPCGGWGESYLSSQNKVYTNLEGNRANLVHTAWALLSLIDAGQADIDPTPIHHGVKVLINTQMEDGDFPQQEITGVFMRNCTLNYSSFRNIFPIWAIGEYRRRVLFA comes from the exons CTGACCGTGGAGAACTCTTGTGGGCCCATACCGGCGGCTGTGAAGGTGGAGGACACAGAGGACTTGACCGAGGATGCCGTGACCACCACCCTGAGGCGGGCCATCAGCTTCTACTCCCAGCTTCAGGCCCATGACGGCCACTGGCCCGCAGAGAACGCCGGCCCGTTGTTCTTCCTCCCTCCTCTG GTCATGGCACTGTACATCACAGGTGCGATCAATGCCATCTTCTCGGAGGAGCACAAGAAGGAAATCAAGCGCTACATTTACAACCATCAA AATGAGGATGGAGGGTGGGGATTCCACATAGAGGGCCACAGTACGATGTTCGGGTCGTCCCTCAGCTACATTGCCCTGAGGCTGCTCGGCGAGGGGCCCGATGATGGAGAGGATAATGCTATGGAAAGAGGCAGGAATTGGATTCTTGACCATGGGGGTCTTGTGGCAACACCCTCGTGGGGAAAGTTTTGGCTCACG GTACTTGGAGTCTATGAATGGTCGGGTTGCAACCCGCTGCCCCCGGAGTTCTGGCTCCTCCCGAAGCTCTTCCCTATTCATCCAG GGAAGATGTTGTGTTATTGCCGTCTGGTTTACATGCCGATGTCGTACTTATATGGGAAGAAATTCGTGGGCCCAATCACGAGACTGGTGCTATCACTGAGACAAGAGCTCTACACCGAACCATATCATGAAGTAAACTGGAACAAAGCACGAAGCACCGTCGCAAAG GAGGATCTGTACTACCCACATCCTCTGGTGCAAGATATGCTGTGGGGCTTCCTTCACCATGTCGCCGAGCCACTCCTCAAGAGATGGCCATTTTCTATGCTGCGAGAGAAGGCACTGAAAATCGCTATTGATCACGTCCATTACGAGGACATCAACAGCAGATATCTCTGCATTGGATGCGTGGAAAAG GTTTTGTGCCTACTTGCTTGCTGGGTCGAAGACCCGAATTCGGAGGCATACAAGCTTCACTTAGCACGAATTCCCGATTATTACTGGCTAGCTGAAGATGGGCTTAAGATGCAG ACCTTCGGGTGTCAAATGTGGGATGAAGGATTTGCTATACAAGCAATCATGTCGAGCAATCTCTCGGAAGAGTATGGACCCACCTTGAGGAAGGCTCATGATTTCGTAAAAGCTTCCCAG GTCCAGGATAACCCATCAGGCGACTTCGAGGCAATGTATAGGCATACATCGAAGGGCGCGTGGACATTCTCGATGCAAGATCACGGCTGGCAGGTCTCTGACTGCACCTCAGAAGGACTCAAG ACTGCATTGCTATTCTCTCAAATGCCGCCGGAACTTGTTGGCGAAAAGATGGAGACCGAGCGCTTTTACGATGCTGTGAATGTTATCCTTTCCCTACAA AGCGAAAATGGCGGTTTTCCCGCTTGGGAACCACAGAGAGCTTACAGTTGGTTAGAG AAATTCAACCCTACAGAGTTCTTCGAGGACACCCTTATCGAGAGAGA GTACGTGGAGTGCACATCATCGGCAATTCAAGGACTCACGCTATTCAAGAAGTTGCATCCCAAACACCGTCGGAAGGAAATTGAGAGTTCCATTGCAAGGGCAGTTCGTTACATAGAGGAGACGCAGAATCCTGATGGATCATG GTACGGCTGTTGGGGAATTTGCTATACATACGGGACTTGGTTCGCTGTAGAAGGGCTAGCGGCATGTGGTAAAACGTACCGAAACAGTCCAGCCCTGAGAAAAGCCTGCGAGTTCTTACTGTCGAAGCAATTGCCCTGTGGTGGATGGGGAGAGAGCTATTTGTCAAGCCAAAACAAG GTCTACACGAATTTGGAAGGCAACCGAGCAAATCTGGTACATACAGCATGGGCGCTCTTATCCCTCATCGACGCAGGACAG GCGGATATCGACCCGACCCCAATCCACCATGGAGTCAAAGTGCTCATCAATACACAGATGGAGGATGGCGACTTCCCTCAACAGGAAATTACTGGAGTTTTCATGAGGAACTGTACATTAAACTACTCGTCCTTCAGAAATATATTCCCAATCTGGGCAATCGGAGAGTACCGAAGGCGTGTTCTCTTTGCATAA
- the LOC116215858 gene encoding prefoldin subunit 1, which yields MADEANRAAFMEIQSRMIENTGKLKQVQNQLRNKEWEKKRAYLTLEELKQLPNDTNTYKSVGRTFILEPKTILMNEQEQKLKDSEAAIATLQASKEYLEKQSKEVENNWRELLQQDPGLAHQIMSMSVM from the exons ATGGCCGACGAAGCTAACAGAGCT GCCTTTATGGAGATTCAATCTCGTATGATCGAGAACACGGGCAAATTGAAGCAG GTTCAAAATCAGCTACGAAATAAAGAATGGGAAAAGAAGCGTGCATATTTGACCTTGGAGGAGCTAAAGCAGCTGCCTAACGATACCAATACATACAAGTCCGTAG GAAGAAC TTTCATTTTGGAGCCCAAGACAATTTTGATGAATGAGCAGGAACAGAAGCTGAAGGATAGTGAGGCTGCTATAGCCACATTACAG GCTTCGAAGGAGTACCTTGAGAAGCAGAGCAAAGAGGTAGAGAATAACTGGAGAGAACTTCTGCAGCAAGACCCAGGCCTTGCTCATCAGATCATGTCAATGTCTGTAATGTAA
- the LOC116215857 gene encoding probable serine/threonine-protein kinase PBL17 isoform X1 has protein sequence MKSKTAPGFGFGLGFMGACFSSEQDKSINKFPAGNDCRTSLSGRSDLRRMQSSGSTPLASKNVRDLRQSPGYCNVDIFTYEEMRLATKQFRPDLILGEGGFGIVYKGVIDSSVRTGYKSIQVAIKELNPEGFQGDREWLAEVNYLGQLSHPNLVKLIGYCCEDEHRLLVYEYLANGSLEKHLFRRVGCVLTWSRRMKIALDAAKGLAFLHGAERSIIYRDFKTSNILLDADFNAKLSDFGLAKDGPMGDQTHVSTRVMGTYGYAAPEYVMTGHLTARSDVYGFGVVLLEMLIGRRAMDKSRPSREHNLVEWARPLLNNNKKLLRILDPRIEGQYSVKTAMKVANLAYQCLSQNPKGRPLMSQVVEILENFQEKEQKSQHAIVHNGGESLTLYEVPKDSANNPQEKRNIVKSEVERKELHQRPTDSRTKTELPSETDQRGPPDSKSGEESG, from the exons ATGAAAAGCAAAACCGCACCTGGGTTCGGGTTTGGCCTCGGATTCATGGGGGCTTGCTTCAGTTCTGAACAGGACAAGTCCATCAACAAGTTCCCAG CAGGGAATGATTGTAGGACTTCTCTATCAGGTAGGAGTGATCTGCGGAGGATGCAAAGCTCAGGTAGCACTCCTTTGGCTTCCAAAAATGTCAGAGATCTCCGTCAAAGCCCAGGATATTGTAATGTCGACATATTTACATATGAGGAGATGAGGTTAGCGACGAAGCAATTCCGCCCAGACCTGATACTTGGGGAGGGCGGGTTCGGGATTGTCTATAAAGGAGTTATAGATTCAAGCGTGCGAACAGGTTATAAGAGCATACAAGTTGCAATTAAGGAGCTCAATCCTGAAGGGTTCCAAGGTGATAGAGAGTGGTTG GCTGAAGTTAATTATTTAGGGCAGCTCAGTCACCCAAATCTTGTGAAACTCATCGGGTACTGCTGTGAAGATGAGCATAGGCTATTAGTCTACGAATATCTTGCCAATGGGAGTCTCGAGAAGCATCTTTTCCGCC GGGTGGGTTGCGTCTTGACATGGTCAAGACGAATGAAAATTGCTTTAGATGCAGCAAAAGGGCTCGCCTTTCTTCATGGTGCTGAGAGGTCCATTATTTATCGCGATTTCAAGACCTCAAACATCCTGCTAGATGCG GATTTTAATGCCAAGCTCTCAGACTTTGGGCTCGCTAAAGATGGTCCCATGGGAGACCAGACGCATGTATCAACCCGGGTTATGGGCACTTACGGATATGCTGCGCCTGAGTATGTAATGACTG GTCACTTAACGGCGAGAAGTGatgtttatggatttggagTGGTACTGCTCGAGATGCTCATTGGGCGCAGAGCGATGGACAAGAGCAGGCCGAGCCGGGAGCACAACCTAGTCGAGTGGGCCCGGCCACTTTTGAATAACAACAAGAAGCTCCTCAGGATCTTAGACCCGAGGATAGAAGGGCAGTACTCGGTCAAAACTGCCATGAAGGTGGCCAACTTAGCATATCAGTGCCTAAGCCAGAATCCGAAGGGGAGGCCGCTGATGAGCCAAGTGGTGGAGATTCTTGAGAACTTCCAGGAGAAGGAGCAGAAATCTCAACATGCTATTGTTCATAATGGAGGTGAGAGTTTGACTCTGTACGAGGTTCCCAAGGATTCCGCCAACAATCCTCAGGAGAAGAGAAACATCGTCAAGTCCGAAGTTGAGAGGAAGGAGCTCCATCAGAGGCCGACAGACAGCAGAACGAAAACGGAACTTCCAAGTGAGACTGATCAACGCGGCCCTCCCGATTCAAAGAGTGGTGAAGAATCGGGCTAG
- the LOC116215857 gene encoding probable serine/threonine-protein kinase PBL17 isoform X2, translating into MKSKTAPGFGFGLGFMGACFSSEQDKSINKFPGNDCRTSLSGRSDLRRMQSSGSTPLASKNVRDLRQSPGYCNVDIFTYEEMRLATKQFRPDLILGEGGFGIVYKGVIDSSVRTGYKSIQVAIKELNPEGFQGDREWLAEVNYLGQLSHPNLVKLIGYCCEDEHRLLVYEYLANGSLEKHLFRRVGCVLTWSRRMKIALDAAKGLAFLHGAERSIIYRDFKTSNILLDADFNAKLSDFGLAKDGPMGDQTHVSTRVMGTYGYAAPEYVMTGHLTARSDVYGFGVVLLEMLIGRRAMDKSRPSREHNLVEWARPLLNNNKKLLRILDPRIEGQYSVKTAMKVANLAYQCLSQNPKGRPLMSQVVEILENFQEKEQKSQHAIVHNGGESLTLYEVPKDSANNPQEKRNIVKSEVERKELHQRPTDSRTKTELPSETDQRGPPDSKSGEESG; encoded by the exons ATGAAAAGCAAAACCGCACCTGGGTTCGGGTTTGGCCTCGGATTCATGGGGGCTTGCTTCAGTTCTGAACAGGACAAGTCCATCAACAAGTTCCCAG GGAATGATTGTAGGACTTCTCTATCAGGTAGGAGTGATCTGCGGAGGATGCAAAGCTCAGGTAGCACTCCTTTGGCTTCCAAAAATGTCAGAGATCTCCGTCAAAGCCCAGGATATTGTAATGTCGACATATTTACATATGAGGAGATGAGGTTAGCGACGAAGCAATTCCGCCCAGACCTGATACTTGGGGAGGGCGGGTTCGGGATTGTCTATAAAGGAGTTATAGATTCAAGCGTGCGAACAGGTTATAAGAGCATACAAGTTGCAATTAAGGAGCTCAATCCTGAAGGGTTCCAAGGTGATAGAGAGTGGTTG GCTGAAGTTAATTATTTAGGGCAGCTCAGTCACCCAAATCTTGTGAAACTCATCGGGTACTGCTGTGAAGATGAGCATAGGCTATTAGTCTACGAATATCTTGCCAATGGGAGTCTCGAGAAGCATCTTTTCCGCC GGGTGGGTTGCGTCTTGACATGGTCAAGACGAATGAAAATTGCTTTAGATGCAGCAAAAGGGCTCGCCTTTCTTCATGGTGCTGAGAGGTCCATTATTTATCGCGATTTCAAGACCTCAAACATCCTGCTAGATGCG GATTTTAATGCCAAGCTCTCAGACTTTGGGCTCGCTAAAGATGGTCCCATGGGAGACCAGACGCATGTATCAACCCGGGTTATGGGCACTTACGGATATGCTGCGCCTGAGTATGTAATGACTG GTCACTTAACGGCGAGAAGTGatgtttatggatttggagTGGTACTGCTCGAGATGCTCATTGGGCGCAGAGCGATGGACAAGAGCAGGCCGAGCCGGGAGCACAACCTAGTCGAGTGGGCCCGGCCACTTTTGAATAACAACAAGAAGCTCCTCAGGATCTTAGACCCGAGGATAGAAGGGCAGTACTCGGTCAAAACTGCCATGAAGGTGGCCAACTTAGCATATCAGTGCCTAAGCCAGAATCCGAAGGGGAGGCCGCTGATGAGCCAAGTGGTGGAGATTCTTGAGAACTTCCAGGAGAAGGAGCAGAAATCTCAACATGCTATTGTTCATAATGGAGGTGAGAGTTTGACTCTGTACGAGGTTCCCAAGGATTCCGCCAACAATCCTCAGGAGAAGAGAAACATCGTCAAGTCCGAAGTTGAGAGGAAGGAGCTCCATCAGAGGCCGACAGACAGCAGAACGAAAACGGAACTTCCAAGTGAGACTGATCAACGCGGCCCTCCCGATTCAAAGAGTGGTGAAGAATCGGGCTAG
- the LOC116215857 gene encoding probable serine/threonine-protein kinase PBL17 isoform X3: MQSSGSTPLASKNVRDLRQSPGYCNVDIFTYEEMRLATKQFRPDLILGEGGFGIVYKGVIDSSVRTGYKSIQVAIKELNPEGFQGDREWLAEVNYLGQLSHPNLVKLIGYCCEDEHRLLVYEYLANGSLEKHLFRRVGCVLTWSRRMKIALDAAKGLAFLHGAERSIIYRDFKTSNILLDADFNAKLSDFGLAKDGPMGDQTHVSTRVMGTYGYAAPEYVMTGHLTARSDVYGFGVVLLEMLIGRRAMDKSRPSREHNLVEWARPLLNNNKKLLRILDPRIEGQYSVKTAMKVANLAYQCLSQNPKGRPLMSQVVEILENFQEKEQKSQHAIVHNGGESLTLYEVPKDSANNPQEKRNIVKSEVERKELHQRPTDSRTKTELPSETDQRGPPDSKSGEESG; the protein is encoded by the exons ATGCAAAGCTCAGGTAGCACTCCTTTGGCTTCCAAAAATGTCAGAGATCTCCGTCAAAGCCCAGGATATTGTAATGTCGACATATTTACATATGAGGAGATGAGGTTAGCGACGAAGCAATTCCGCCCAGACCTGATACTTGGGGAGGGCGGGTTCGGGATTGTCTATAAAGGAGTTATAGATTCAAGCGTGCGAACAGGTTATAAGAGCATACAAGTTGCAATTAAGGAGCTCAATCCTGAAGGGTTCCAAGGTGATAGAGAGTGGTTG GCTGAAGTTAATTATTTAGGGCAGCTCAGTCACCCAAATCTTGTGAAACTCATCGGGTACTGCTGTGAAGATGAGCATAGGCTATTAGTCTACGAATATCTTGCCAATGGGAGTCTCGAGAAGCATCTTTTCCGCC GGGTGGGTTGCGTCTTGACATGGTCAAGACGAATGAAAATTGCTTTAGATGCAGCAAAAGGGCTCGCCTTTCTTCATGGTGCTGAGAGGTCCATTATTTATCGCGATTTCAAGACCTCAAACATCCTGCTAGATGCG GATTTTAATGCCAAGCTCTCAGACTTTGGGCTCGCTAAAGATGGTCCCATGGGAGACCAGACGCATGTATCAACCCGGGTTATGGGCACTTACGGATATGCTGCGCCTGAGTATGTAATGACTG GTCACTTAACGGCGAGAAGTGatgtttatggatttggagTGGTACTGCTCGAGATGCTCATTGGGCGCAGAGCGATGGACAAGAGCAGGCCGAGCCGGGAGCACAACCTAGTCGAGTGGGCCCGGCCACTTTTGAATAACAACAAGAAGCTCCTCAGGATCTTAGACCCGAGGATAGAAGGGCAGTACTCGGTCAAAACTGCCATGAAGGTGGCCAACTTAGCATATCAGTGCCTAAGCCAGAATCCGAAGGGGAGGCCGCTGATGAGCCAAGTGGTGGAGATTCTTGAGAACTTCCAGGAGAAGGAGCAGAAATCTCAACATGCTATTGTTCATAATGGAGGTGAGAGTTTGACTCTGTACGAGGTTCCCAAGGATTCCGCCAACAATCCTCAGGAGAAGAGAAACATCGTCAAGTCCGAAGTTGAGAGGAAGGAGCTCCATCAGAGGCCGACAGACAGCAGAACGAAAACGGAACTTCCAAGTGAGACTGATCAACGCGGCCCTCCCGATTCAAAGAGTGGTGAAGAATCGGGCTAG
- the LOC116215855 gene encoding TORTIFOLIA1-like protein 2 → MKTQVPMKARGPSRASNQQVMLELKQKVVFALNKLADRDTYKIGVEELDKIAERMTPEAIASFLSCILDTDSEQKSAVRKECIRLMGTLARLHEGLIGPYIGKIVSSIVKRLKDPDSVVRDACVETMGTLALKLVGHIGQGDGVFVMLVRPLFEALGEQNKQVQSGAGLCLARVIDNTHDPPTSLLQRMLARTVKLLKNPHFMAKPAVIELNRSIIQAGGATAQNVLTAAITSIQEALKSTDWATRKAASVALGEIALSSGPFLGSFRASCIRCLELCRFDKVKPVRDSVAQALHCWRSLPGPTTPDPSEAGSSIKDSFFGGEYSDVTNAIESRDREPAFKKVFIDSTKKKVPRTVSKIRQNYTENSQHNKPEERHIEIAVPNSKNISSVDFTNEESDGSCVSKSAERLTVPSVKSKRYVIYESPLIDEKQECGSVTNIAAGNLETKSVRASQECLEDGSLLRSVTSDLQFVDEEISSVRHSFMEKIQDRRSLDSTVTESSYHTQRDCCVQMANEMACIRKQLSEIENKQSNLMDLLQVFTKSSAESLSVIKSKVLALEQAVCRINRDFMHGDGDPYTARHVAMKNNGSNNHLKLSTCTPRPSVEIHSRHSTVRKKAEVWEDKALAGSRLSNSSKQDIDMWASPAKSNRTQTGRVVPKCSGQGPRAVDNMNGETNAALTSQFSPIGRKTVPYNKNSLWNRVKDFLCEGDVDSAYMEALLSGNEQVLVELLNGTGPVLESLSQKTASEVLIVLVSFFIEQRYVKPIMLWLQQVVDLSSLHGPNYFLLPMEVKQELISAVQEAVNMDFSSSMERRSVLQIAAKLQQIWGKCS, encoded by the exons ATGAAGACACAGGTGCCGATGAAAGCGAGAGGACCGAGCAGGGCCAGCAATCAACAGGTCATGCTGGAACTCAAACAGAAGGTTGTTTTTGCTCTAAATAAGCTCGCGGATAGGGACACGTACAAGATAGGGGTTGAAGAACTTGATAAAATAGCTGAGCGCATGACCCCGGAAGCAATTGCCTCTTTCCTGTCCTGCATCCTGGACACGGACTCGGAACAAAAGAGTGCTGTTAGGAAGGAGTGCATTAGACTCATGGGCACGTTAGCGCGACTGCACGAGGGTCTTATTGGACCGTACATCGGGAAGATAGTGTCTAGTATCGTTAAGCGACTCAAGGACCCCGACTCGGTTGTGAGGGATGCGTGTGTAGAGACAATGGGCACCCTGGCCTTAAAATTGGTTGGTCATATTGGACAGGGGGATGGAGTTTTTGTTATGCTGGTGAGGCCGCTTTTTGAAGCTTTGGGCGAACAAAATAAGCAGGTCCAGTCTGGTGCAGGTTTGTGCTTGGCCAGGGTTATCGACAATACCCACGATCCTCCGACATCCCTTTTGCAGCGGATGCTGGCTCGAACAGTGAAGCTGCTTAAGAATCCGCACTTCATGGCCAAACCAGCAGTTATTGAGTTGAACAGAAGTATTATCCAG GCAGGCGGTGCAACAGCACAAAATGTTTTAACAGCAGCAATTACTAGCATCCAAGAAGCATTGAAAAGCACTGACTGGGCTACACGCAAAGCCGCTTCTGTAGCATTAGGAGAAATTGCATTATCTAGTGGACCTTTCCTGGGATCTTTCAGGGCATCCTGCATCCGCTGCCTTGAACTATGCCGATTCGATAAG GTAAAACCAGTTAGGGACTCTGTAGCACAGGCATTACATTGCTGGAGAAGTCTTCCAGGGCCCACTACTCCAGATCCTTCAGAAGCTGGATCATCCATCAAAG ATAGCTTCTTTGGAGGGGAGTACAGTGATGTCACTAATGCCATTGAATCTAGAGACAGGGAACCTGCTTTTAAGAAAGTTTTTATAGATTCCACCAAGAAGAAAGTTCCTCGGACAGTTTCGAAAATTCGTCAAAATTACACTGAGAACTCTCAACACAACAAACCAGAAGAACGGCATATTGAAATTGCTGTTCCCAATTCCAAAAATATATCATCTGTTGATTTCACCAATGAAGAATCAGACGGTAGTTGTGTCAGTAAGTCTGCAGAGAGATTAACTGTCCCCAGTGTCAAGAGCAAGCGATACGTGATATATGAATCTCCATTGATAGATGAGAAACAGGAATGTGGATCAGTGACCAATATTGCTGCTGGTAACTTGGAGACTAAGTCAGTGAGAGCTTCTCAAGAGTGTTTGGAGGATGGTAGTTTGCTTAGGTCAGTGACAAGTGACCTGCAGTTTGTAGATGAAGAGATTAGTAGTGTGAGACATAGTTTCATGGAAAAGATTCAGGATCGCCGGAGTCTTGATTCCACTGTGACAGAGTCAAGTTATCATACCCAGCGTGACTGCTGTGTACAAATGGCAAATGAGATGGCTTGTATTCGTAAACAGCTCTCAGAGATTGAGAACAAGCAATCCAATTTAATGGACCTTTTGCAG GTGTTCACAAAATCCTCTGCAGAAAGTTTGTCTGTGATCAAATCGAAGGTGCTAGCTTTAGAGCAGGCAGTATGTAGGATAAATCGAGATTTCATGCATGGAGACGGAGATCCTTATACAGCAAGACATGTAGCTATGAAGAACAATGGAAGTAATAATCACCTGAAGCTCTCTACATGTACCCCAAGGCCATCAGTTGAAATACACAGCAGACACTCTACAGTTAGGAAAAAGGCTGAGGTTTGGGAGGATAAAGCACTTGCAGGGAGCAGATTGAGCAACTCATCTAAGCAGGATATAGATATGTGGGCTAGTCCTGCTAAGTCGAATAGAACTCAAACTGGGCGAGTTGTCCCAAAATGCAGTGGGCAAGGACCACGGGCAGTTGATAATATGAATGGAGAAACAAATGCTGCCCTAACCTCACAATTTAGCCCAATTGGTAGAAAAACTGTTCCTTACAATAAGAACAGCTTGTGGAACAGGGTGAAAGACTTTCTATGTGAAGGAGACGTAGACTCTGCTTATATGGAGGCCCTTCTTTCTGGAAATGAACAGGTTTTGGTTGAGCTACTTAATGGAACTGGCCCTGTCCTGGAAAGTTTATCGCAGAAGACAGCGAGCGAGGTCCTTATTGTCTTGGTTTCATTCTTCATAGAACAAAGATATGTAAAACCAATTATGCTGTGGTTGCAGCAG GTGGTGGATCTGAGCTCTCTCCATGGGCCAAACTATTTTCTTCTCCCCATGGAAGTGAAACAAGAATTGATATCAGCAGTTCAGGAGGCTGTCAACATGGACTTTTCTTCCTCAATGGAAAGGAGATCCGTCCTTCAAATAGCTGCAAAGCTTCAACAAATCTGGG GGAAATGCTCGTGA